The Bactrocera dorsalis isolate Fly_Bdor chromosome 2, ASM2337382v1, whole genome shotgun sequence region ATTTCAACCAgtcttttatttttcgaaacatACCAGCGAGCCCGAATCTAAGTGCTACAGCTTTGAGTTGAAAACACTTGCAATTATTTATGCACTTCGGAGATTTAGGGTATATCTGCAAGGATTGAAGCTTAAGATAATCACTGATTGGGAAATGGTGTTTTTGAAATGTGTAATGGCTTAGCTTGTAGAAAAAACGGACAAAATGTAccattttatataccaattgagATGGAAGAAcaattatttagaaaatatcaCAATGAAATGGGTCATATGGGAAGTGATAAGGCTTTcagtgcaataataaaaatatatatttttggttataaatgGGTTCACTAAATTTGATAAGTTATATGCGGTGAGTTCAGCAGGCACGAAGGAGGTCCTGAGCTGTtagaacaatatttttgtagttaCAATCGTCCAAGGATATTGTTATCTGCGTTCACaccaaaatatattgaaatttttttagaaacaaataatCGCCTCAAGCCAATGGACAGGTGAGGCGCGTCAATCGTAGTCTTGCACCAATAATAGCAAAACTAACCAGCGGTGGCTCTAATTTTAGGTTAGACAAAATTTTACCGGACATAAATAGAGTATGCTTGAAACAATACGATGCAACATAGTATAAGCACAATTCCAAGCGAactacttttcaaaaattttacaactgTCGTTGACACTCTTAGAGAAAGagtaaaagaaaatgttttaaacaaaaatgaacGTAACTTAGCAGACATTAGGGATAAGGCAGcagaatatatttcaaagtctcaaaattataataaattactgAAAGATAAACACCGGACGCAAAGAAAGTATATGGAAGGGGATTATGTTATGGTAAAACATTATATAAGTACTCCAGGTGTATGTAAAAGGATTGCCCCAATTTCAAAGGTCCCCATAGAGCTTGCAAAATACTTCGTAATGACAGGTATTTACTTAGAGAAATATGAAGGAATATGGGAAATAGCAAATATCAAACCTGAGTTAAACCATAATCTCTCTAATGAAAGCGTAATCGGGACGATTATAAGTCGGGATAGTTGAACTGTGGCagctttataaatatgtaaattatatattctgGCAACATTATAATCGGTAAATTTCATATATATCTAATTATATTGTCCACATATTGTGGACAAAGTAAATCGAGTACGTAATCCTGTAAAGAGCGTCTAAtacttgtaacgggtgatttttttgaggttaggattttcatgcattagtatttgacagatcacgtgggatttcagacatggtgtcaaagagaaagatgctcagtatgctttgacatttcatcatgaatagacttactaacgagcaacgcttgcaaatcattgaattttattaccaaaatcagtgttcggttcgaaatgtgtttcgcgctttacgtatcgacaaattttgttcagcgatgaggctcatttctggttgaatggctacgtaaataagcaaaattgccgcatttggggtgaagagcaaccagaagccgttcaagaactgcccatgcatcccgaaaaatgcactgtttggtgtggtttgtacgctggtggaatcattggaccgtattttttcaaagatgctgttggacgcaacgttacggtgaatggcgatcgctatcgttcgatgctaacaaattttttgttgccaaaaatggaagaactgaacttggttgacatgtggtttcaacaagatggcgctacatgccacacagctcgcgattctatggccattttgagggaaaacttcggacaacaattcatctcaagaaatggacccgtaagttggccaccaagatcatgcgatttaacgcctttagactattttttgtggggctacgtcaagtctaaagtctacagaaataagccagcaactattccagctttggaagacaacatttccgaagaaattcgggctattccggccgaaatgctcgaaaaagttgcccaaaattggactttccgaatggaccacctaagacgcagccgcggtcaacatttaaatgaaattatcttcaaaaagtaaatgtcatgaaccaatctaacgtttcaaataaagaaccgatgagattttgcaaattttatgcgttttttttttaaaaaaagttatcaagctcttaaaaaatcaccctttataacagaATTGTTTAAATGAATACTATCACAACATTGACATTAGGTGTCCGTtatttctcaaatttatttttgagtctgCAGCgccttcaaaatttttagtaaatgcccaaaaaaaaatatgtaggaaattgaacgttgtacaaaaagtttctctgaaatttttcaaaaaaatcacttcCGTCAAAGTTATTCAAGGTCAAATAATATTTGACGgaagtgatttttttgaaaaatttcagagaaactttttgtagaacgttcaatttcctacaaaaataGTTCGGTGCCGCAGCAATGTATCAATTGGTTtcggaaagaaaaaattaattgcacaAAGTACGAAAACCCCATGTTatttaaatgggaaataaatCATCGTTGCGGCAAGGGTTATTATCactattaagagctcatatgggtttcataattttttttagggcatttactaaaaattttgaaggcGCTGcagactcaaaaataaatttgggaaaTAACGGATACCCTAATTGTTCGACttaatatatacctacatatgtatgtatgtatgtatattagaaattaaaaaaagtcataTGTCATAAAAATcctattatattaatatttcatgAAGTGAATTTCTTCGTCGGGAGGTGAATTTCTCCGATTAAAATTCCAATTAATTAAACAACAGCGACGGGTGGGAATcttacatattgttacaaaagtagtattaagttgtatttgtgttgctatatgcatcccttattatagctgtaggtatatggaatagcatttgttttgttgtagacatctggcgccgcggctgtctgcttgtcgaaacaatagacatctggcgccgcagccgtctacttaaacaattgctgagtctggcgccacggctgtctgcatttggcgccgtatagcattatgatCTCGTAATTTCCAgtcgcaatattctagaaggacacgtcggcatcagcgagaagtgcgtggctatataagccgtggcagcgccaacgtaatcaatcagtgctaagagtgaactgttatagtgtagacgagttgtaaaataaagagttgttgaattgaattaaacagtttttggttttattagtcaatccagagatacgaacctagcaaagtaaactagcaagcagtaaaatcgtaacaattggtgtcagaagtgggattgtcaaataatccaaattcaagatggttaaattcggagaattgagaattcagcaattaaaaaaggaactggaggagcgtaatttgccgataaacgggcaaaaggcggatctgcaggcacgattacgtgaagcaatggaagcggatggaattaatgtggacgagttcgaatttgatgggccagaaacttctacaaaggtagaggaaaaagtagaagaacaacgaacatcatcaagtgtagacatgaacatgctgttagtggctatacagaaaatagctgaaaatgcagaaaatgcagtgcaaacaggaaatcgtctggcacagcaaatagctgaaaatgcagaaaaagcagtgcaaacagaaaatcgtctggcacagcaaatagcagaaaatacatcacagttaaagtcttgccttacacaacaaatgactgaaaataatacgcagttagaaaagcgtttggtacaacagattacagaaaataatacacaagtgcaagagaaattttcaaaatttgaagacgaattaagcactttaaaaaatgacgaagaaaatttaaaatcagaagttcttcaattaagtaatcgtgtgcgagaactgcaactacatggccctgcaccatcaacaaataatcaaagattgaaggcacccacattcgatggaagtattccatttcaaattttcaaacttcagtttgaaaagacagcaatggccaataactggaatgcagcggacaaagtggcgtccttgtttgtatcattgaaaggacctgcggcagaaatccttcagactattccagactgtgaacgggacaactatgaggcattgatgagtgcgatagaaagacgatatggtagtgagcaccggaaacaaatataccagatcgaactgcaaaataggggtcagaagatgaacgagtcattgcaacagttcgcaactgaaatagaacgactggctcatttggcaaatgcagatgcacctgtggattacattgatagggtaaaaattcaatgtttcataaatggaattcgtgatgtggacaccaaacgcgccacatatgcattgccaaaaagaacgtttgctgaaacggtttcgcacgccctcacacaggaaacagcttcgctactaagtaagccagcacacaaagtacaaagagttgaaatggaacaaccggcgctgatggaagaaatattgaagactctgaagacaattgctgcacagcgagtaaatacaacaggcagatgtttcaactgtagaaaagcgggtcactttgaccgaaattgcaagataaaagtaaacccatcaaaatggaaacaaccaacagaacaccgaaagaggattcaccacaaaaatgcggatgcattatcacgtcgcccttgtccactggaatgtaaacattgctccaaatcagaaggaaaagaaggtataatcgacgtgcgattactgaatatagaacctgaagatgattggactcctcaccgcatcagaatcaatcagctcgaggaccctgatcttgcaaagctgataatagccaaagaaaatggagtacgaccaccaaaggaacaaataagtaacgagagtccaactgcaaaagcatattaggcccaatggaacagcataaacctcgttaatggataccttcatcgtacctgggaaagcgaagatggcaaacagtctcgtctgctgatcatagtaccgaagtccatgatcccgaaagtattgaaagaatatcacaatggacctagtggagggcaccttggaattacaaaaactatagagaagattaaacaacggttctactggatcgtttgtcgagattccatagcagaatggataagtaattgcgtagagtgcatggcagctaaaggtcccaaagccaaaagtcgcggtaggctacaacagtacaacgtgggatcaccatttgaacgagtcgcaatggatattgcaggtccgttcccaaccagtacggccggatacaaatatctactggttgtcatggactatttcagtaaatgaccagaagtatatgccttaccaaaccaagaagcgaggacagtagccgaagcgtttgtagaaaattggataacaaggttcggagtgcccgtcgaattacactcagatcaaggcaggaatttcgaatcttccattttccaagaagtctgtacattattgggcatccacaagacacggacaacagcgttacatccacaatcagatggaatggtggagagattcaaccgaacgctcgaagaacatctgcggaaaatcgttgataaagatcaacggaattgggacaagtgcatccagatgttcctgctggcgtatcgttcagtgAAGCAcaagacaactggttacacgccagcaaagattattttcgggtctaatctgcgactccctgctgatcttaagtttggaacgaatcctacagctgtaagaaatgatggagattattgttctgccttaaaggaagaaatgaatgaattgcatctaatggtaagacagcatacgcatctgatgagcaataagatgaaggatcggttcgatcaagcggcaaattcaaaaggttttgaagaaggtgatctggtcctgttgtacaatccacttcgaaagaaaggcttgtccccgaaactgcagacagcctgggaaggaccctatatggtgatgaaacgacttaatgacgtggtatacagcatacaaagaaatgaaaaagcacgatgtaaaatgaaagtagtacatttggagaggctcgccccatttggttcaagaggatttgtgcctaatcgggacgattaggctttagtggagggcagtgttacaaaagtagcattaagttgtatttgtattgctatatgcatcccttattatagctgtaggtatatggaatagcatttgtcttgttgtagacatctggcgccgcggctgtgaaggacacgtcggcatcagcgagaagtgcgtggctatataagccgtggcagcgccaacgtaatcaatcagtgctaagagtaaactgttatagtgcagacgagttgtaaaataaagagttgttgaattgaattaaacagtttttggttttatttgtcaatccagagatacgaacctagcaaagtaaactagcaagcagtaaaatcgtaacaatattcataaataaagtgttttgttttacatacatatattgattttttttttaatttttatttcagttattttaacATATTCCGTTGCGCAGATTACTGACGATGTAAGAGTTTCCAATGAAGCTACTCAAACTCTACTTCCAAGGATTCCTGGAGATATCTTTTTGAATACATATTTGGCTAATTacggaaaaataaatgaattaaaggaCAGAAATGTTATAGAAAAAAATGCAGTTGGTGCAGATTACGCGAAACGAAATAAAAAGTTGCATTATAAATCTGATGACTCGATGGATTCTGGACTGGAAAAAAGCGTTCCTAATAATGAAATCGATATTAAGGAATTGCGGAAAATTAGCTTTAGGCCAAATCTTCAACAACCCACTCTTTTATCATGGAATTTTGAATATGGGGACTTGGCTGCTGATAATAACTCGCAAAAATTTGTGCCGTATGCTATTCAAGCAAATCATTCACCGCGGAGTTTTATTTCCCCGCAACAAGAAAGTAGTAGTTATTATATTGGAAAAGATTGCGAATTGTTTTTGCTGTCCATTGACGAACTTTTACAAGAAATTAATAGATTGGTGGACATAATTGAGGATAATACATCTGCAAATAGATATTACAATAAAAGCACAACAGAATCGGTCCACTTTAAACATAAACCGTTGTTTATACCGTCCGAAAAATGGTTACCAATCATTATCAAGGAAGAAAAGCAGTTGGAAGATATgatgaaagaaattaatatatgaAACCTGCATATGCAAAAGCTTATCAATgtcaacaaaattattaaaaataatggttcatAATAAATACTAGTATATAATGTAGTAATATATCACTTGAGATTATTATTCCAAGTATACCTATCTAATGAGTgcatagaaatatttatgttaatttctAAACTCAAACTCTTTTCctgatttaatatacatacatacatatattcaacttGTAAGGAAGACTAATAAACGTATGTAGGTATATTTTAAACGGCTAATATATGGAGGAAAGGTAAGTGTTTGCCCAATTCCATTGATATTCAGTGgtaaatcacaaaattttcaaggaaacttgttcatttaatttcactaaaatatcTCA contains the following coding sequences:
- the LOC109579259 gene encoding uncharacterized protein LOC109579259, whose amino-acid sequence is MSRVNSPTNNSGSSSETSEVQSFEDNKTFAESPVSKNLIAQNRTSRSPKSIKEFGSYQSGDKEGETKRPPWRAVSVSTLPKPDKNAILKAKLLDASRRLRAGKSSIGLQTYLEPTKLLRDVNLGIQKDLLLFKDTEIQTDGFYTKKTNNGETFILTYSVAQITDDVRVSNEATQTLLPRIPGDIFLNTYLANYGKINELKDRNVIEKNAVGADYAKRNKKLHYKSDDSMDSGLEKSVPNNEIDIKELRKISFRPNLQQPTLLSWNFEYGDLAADNNSQKFVPYAIQANHSPRSFISPQQESSSYYIGKDCELFLLSIDELLQEINRLVDIIEDNTSANRYYNKSTTESVHFKHKPLFIPSEKWLPIIIKEEKQLEDMMKEINI